One segment of Anastrepha obliqua isolate idAnaObli1 chromosome 3, idAnaObli1_1.0, whole genome shotgun sequence DNA contains the following:
- the LOC129241379 gene encoding lipase member H, producing MLSVKLLLLVVVMQSTTFFVQATAVFGHNIQLDELISKANIYYQKPVNSGVGSDELILNEVQELPSKTDIKLIIHGFTSSRSHFSITPLRNAYLSKGKDNVLLADWSDAAALDYPTTRKAVAQVAKHFAKQLKDFLDKHEIAHADVHIIGHSLGAHIAGNIGDYFNGSLGRVTGLDPALPLFTPLSSDGLHRSAAQFVDVIHTDFPVFGDGTPRGNIDFYPNFGNTPQPGCGDVDVLLIAKQLIFEQYSCSHNRAVFLYAESIGQPKNFPAISCTLNGIKALNVNGCRRKLKTGAPNLAVDDSEVVYMGEEVSRSATGYYYLPTYDAPPYGMGASTNF from the exons atgttGTCTGTGAAACTGTTGTTACTTGTTGTTGTAATGCAAAGCACCACTTTCTTCGTTCAAGCAACTGCAGTGTTTGGACATAACATACAACTCGATGAACTAATATCGAAAGCCaatatttattatcaaaaaCC cgTGAATTCAGGTGTTGGAAGTGATGAACTCATCTTGAACGAAGTGCAAGAGCTGCCTTCGAAAACAGATATCAAACTGATTATACATGGATTTACTAGCAGTCGCTCTCATTTCTCCATTACTCCGTTGAGAAATG CATATCTTTCTAAAGGTAAGGACAACGTGCTGCTCGCCGACTGGTCTGATGCTGCAGCTCTGGATTATCCGACCACTCGTAAAGCCGTTGCACAGGTTGCGAAACATTTTGCCAAGCAATTGAAAGATTTTCTAGA CAAGCACGAGATCGCTCACGCTGACGTGCACATCATCGGTCATAGTTTAGGTGCGCACATTGCCGGCAATATTGGTGATTACTTTAATGGCAGTCTGGGTCGTGTTACCGGGTTAGATCCGGCTTTGCCACTTTTCACTCCGCTCTCAAGTGATGGCCTGCACCGCTCAGCTGCGCAATTTGTCGATGTAATACACACCGATTTTCCCGTATTTGGCGATGGCACACCACGCGGCAACATCGATTTTTATCCAAATTTTGGAAACACCCCACAACCAGGGTGTGGCGATGTGGATGTGCTGTTGATAGCCAAGCAGTTGATATTTGAGCAAT ACAGCTGCAGCCATAATCGCGCTGTCTTCTTGTATGCCGAGTCTATAGGCCAACCAAAGAATTTTCCGGCAATCTCCTGTACCCTAAATGGCATAAAAGCTTTGAATGTGAATGGTTGTCGGAGGAAACTAAAAACGGGAGCTCCGAATCTTGCGGTGGATGATAGTGAAGTGGTGTATATGGGAGAGGAAGTGTCGAGAAG TGCGACCGGTTATTATTATCTGCCAACCTATGATGCACCACCTTATGGCATGGGCGCAAGTACGAACTTCTGA